One window of the Vigna radiata var. radiata cultivar VC1973A chromosome 1, Vradiata_ver6, whole genome shotgun sequence genome contains the following:
- the LOC111241559 gene encoding uncharacterized protein LOC111241559, producing MARVMEKTKKEAERQQSQPTRSEGPSRSRGGVSAKRAPYSRPSLSSGSRGSSSQPSVQSGPPRSFGIVRCFACGGPHYRNNCPHVNVARKCFRCGKEGHFAVECTSIIGTGPQAQRTGSSQPRGGGRPQATDRVYAMTGLEAVSSGNLIISYCLLFGVPCVVLFDSGATHSFISEACVEKLGLEVEELNLDLVVSTPTSGGRQFKVNLICLPLQGLVVILGMNWLFVNRILIDCGNKELIFSKLDEDMSLSLGVLRKDIIEGASCFLIMTHMEVTQEPGSSVLETQGVNLAIVSDFLDVFPEEVLGLPPPREVEFSIDLVSXAGPISITPYRMAPAELAELKKQIKELLEKQFIRPSAITLGSASITCEEERW from the exons ATGGCCAGAGTGATGGAGAAGACCAAGAAGGAGGCTGAACGACAGCAAAGTCAGCCTACTAGGAGTGAGGGACCATCTAGGTCTCGTGGTGGAGTTAGTGCTAAGAGGGCCCCATACTCTAGACCATCACTTTCTTCTGGGTCTAGGGGTTCATCCTCCCAACCATCAGTGCAGTCAGGACCACCTAGGTCATTTGGCATAGTTAGGTGCTTCGCGTGTGGAGGACCTCATTACAGGAACAACTGCCCTCATGTGAATGTTGCAAGGAAGTGTTTCAGGTGCGGGAAAGAGGGGCACTTTGCTGTTGAGTGCACCTCTATTATAGGGACAGGACCTCAGGCACAAAGGACTGGTTCATCTCAGCCTAGGGGAGGTGGTAGACCTCAGGCGACAGACAGAGTATATGCCATGACAGGATTAGAGGCAGTCAGCTCAGGTAACCTCATCATCAGCTATTGCTTGCTTTTTGGAGTGCCTTGTGTGGTATTATTTGATTCGGGGGCAACACACTCCTTCATATCGGAGGCATGTGTTGAAAAGTTGGGTTTAGAAGTAGAAGAGTTGAACCTTGATTTGGTGGTGTCTACTCCAACATCGGG GGGGCGTCAGTTCAAGGTAAATCTCATTTGTTTACCTTTGCAAGGGCTAGTGGTGATCTTAGGAATGAATTGGTTATTCGTCAATCGCATTCTTATCGATTGTGGTAACAAGGAGCTGATATTTTCGAAATTAGATGAAGACATGTCCTTGTCACTCGGTGTGCTAAGAAAGGATATTATAGAAGGCGCTAGTTGCTTCTTGATAATGACGCATATGGAAGTGACTCAGGAACCAGGCTCATCGGTTTTAGAGACTCAGGGTGTGAACCTCGCTATAGTGAGcgacttcttggatgttttccctGAAGAAGTTCTAGGTTTACCCCCTCCACGTGAAGTGGAGTTCTCTATTGACTTGGTCTCANGAGCAGGACCAATTTCTATAACTCCTTATAGGATGGCTCCGGCGGAATTGGCAGAGTTAAAGAAGCAAATTAAGGAGCTATTAGAGAAACAATTTATCCGGCCTAGTGCCATCACCTTGGGAAGCGCCAGTATTACttgtgaagaagaaagatggtAG
- the LOC106760301 gene encoding uncharacterized protein LOC106760301, with protein MSMMGELTYFLGLQIKQNEEGTFISQTKYCKEILKKFEMYKSKEASTSMGTSCYLDKDESGKEVNQTKYRGMIGSLLYLTASRLDILQSVCVCARYQSSPRESHLTAVKRILKYLKGTTSFGLWYPSGDEPSLIGFSDADYGGCKIDRKSTSGTCHFLGSSLVSWHSKKQACVALSTTEVEYIAAVRDGIFYTRVKGADIVLDNDIWINVAKVPVLENSPIVPSDFAHFNKIMVYQSFLRNPRQHNARLLED; from the exons ATGTCAATGATGGGAGAGCTTACATACTTCCTCGGGCTTCAAATCAAGCAGAATGAGGAAGGTACATTCATCtctcaaactaaatattgcAAAGAAATCCTTAAAAAGTTTGAGATGTACAAGTCTAAAGAAGCGTCTACTTCCATGGGAACATCATGTTACTTGGACAAAGATGAGTCAGGTAAAGAggtaaatcaaaccaaatacaGAGGTATGATTGGTTCTTTATTATATCTTACTGCTAGTAGACTTGATATTTTGcaaagtgtttgtgtgtgtgctaggtatcAATCTAGTCCTAGGGAATCTCATCTTACTGCAGTTAagcgtattttaaaatatcttaagggaacaaCATCTTTTGGCTTATGGTATCCTTCAGGAGATGAACCTAGTCTTATAGGTTTTTCAGATGCTGATTATGGAGGTTGtaagatagatagaaaaagcactagTGGAACTTGTCATTTTCTAGGTAGCTCTCTAGTTTCCTGGCACTCTAAAAAACAAGCTTGTGTAGCCTTGTCAACCACTGAAGTTGAATACATTGCTGCGG ttcgTGATGGGATTTTTTACACAAGGGTCAAAGGTGCAGACATTGtcttggacaatgatatttggATAAATGTGGCAAAAGTTCCTGTATTAGAAAATTCACCGATTGTTCCCAGTGACTTTGCccatttcaacaaaataatggTGTACCAGTCGTTTCTCCGCAATCCTCGTCAACACAACGCTCGTCTGCTAGAGGACTAA